The Juglans microcarpa x Juglans regia isolate MS1-56 chromosome 2S, Jm3101_v1.0, whole genome shotgun sequence genome has a window encoding:
- the LOC121253314 gene encoding LOW QUALITY PROTEIN: chromatin assembly factor 1 subunit FAS2-like (The sequence of the model RefSeq protein was modified relative to this genomic sequence to represent the inferred CDS: inserted 1 base in 1 codon) — MKGGTVQINWHDTRPVLTLDFHPFSGILATGGADYDIKLWSINSGDAQKNSPTASYQNSLSYHSSAINILRFSPSGEQLASGADGGELVIWKLHSSDTGQTWKVFRALSFHRKDVLDLQWSADSAFLVSGSVDNSCIIWDISKGSVHQILDGHFHYVQGVAWDPLAKYVASLSSDRTCRIYVNKPQTKTKGMGKMNYVCQNVITKAEHSSVDDSKFALNHLFHDETLPSFFRRLAWSPDGSFLLVPAGSCKISSSSETVNTAYIFSRNDLSRPALQLPGASKPVVVVRFCPVVFSLRGSTPAALFKLPYRLIFAVATLNSLYIYDTESIPPIAILAGLHYAAITDITWSPDGRYLALSSQDGYCTILEFEHDXLGLPISLSEGKKVMVDENQGPVQKPEDMLIDETRREFVVAADSTKSEAGENERKLASPSSTTTPISNKPAKRRITPLAIDP, encoded by the exons atgaAAGGTGGGACGGTTCAGATCAATTGGCACGACACCAGGCCAGTCTTAACCCTTGATTTCCACCCGTTCTCCGGTATTCTCGCCACCGGCGGCGCCGATTACGACATCAAG CTCTGGTCGATAAATTCAGGCGATGCGCAGAAGAACAGCCCAACAGCTTCCTACCAAAATAGCCTTTCTTACCATAGTTCTGCCATAAATATCCTGCGGTTCTCTCCTTCTG GGGAACAACTTGCATCTGGTGCTGATG GAGGTGAACTGGTCATTTGGAAGTTACACTCTTCAGACACAGGTCAAACGTGGAAGGTTTTCAGGGCTCTATC GTTTCACCGCAAGGATGTCCTGGACCTGCAGTGGTCTGCCGATAGTGCGTTTCTTGTTTCTGGATCAGTCGATAATTCTTGCATTATATGGGATATAAGCAAAG GTTCTGTCCATCAGATTTTGGATGGCCACTTCCATTATGTTCAAGGTGTAGCGTGGGATCCACTGGCCAAGTATGTTGCTTCCCTTAGTTCTGATAGAACTTGCCGTATTTACGTTAATAAGcctcaaacaaaaacaaagggcATGGGAAAGATGAATTACGTTTGTCAGAATGTCATTACAAAGGCAGAACATTCATCAGTAGATGACTCCAAA TTTGCATTAAATCATCTTTTCCATGATGAAACATTGCCATCTTTCTTCCGAAGATTAGCCTGGTCACCCGATGGATCATTTTTACTTGTGCCTGCAG GTTCTTGtaaaatttcatcttcatcCGAAACAGTAAATACAGCTTACATATTTTCCAGAAATGATCTTTCAAG GCCGGCTCTACAGCTCCCAGGTGCTAGTAAGCCAGTTGTAGTGGTCCGTTTCTGTCCAGTAGTTTTTAGCCTTCGGGGGTCAACTCCAG CTGCGCTCTTTAAGCTCCCATATCGCCTCATTTTTGCGGTGGCCACTTTGAATTCTTTATACATATATGATACAGAGAGCATTCCTCCTATAGCAATCTTGGCTGGTCTTCACTATGCAGCCATAACAGACATTACATG GTCACCTGATGGCCGATACTTGGCATTATCCTCCCAAGACGGTTACTGTACTATACTAGAATTTGAACATG AACTGGGATTGCCCATCTCTTTATCAG AAGGAAAGAAAGTCATGGTTGATGAGAACCAGGGGCCTGTTCAGAAGCCAGAGGATATGTTAATCGATGAAACTAGGAGAGAATTTGTTGTTGCAGCAGATAGCACGAAATCAGAAGCAGGAGAGAATGAAAGGAAACTGGCATCACCAAGCTCAACAACTACTCCTATCTCAAATAAACCAGCTAAGAGGCGCATTACTCCCTTGGCAATTGATCCTTGA